The window CGGCAAATCGTCCAGGCCGTCCGGGCCATCGCCGACAATTACGCGGCCTTGGGGGCCGAGAGTCGGCTCCTCTGTTGGCTGCCCCTTTCGAACCTCTTTCAACGAATGACAAACCTGGCCGCGGTCCAACGGGGCTGCGAGACCTGGATCTGGGAAGATCCCCGGCGCGTCCTGGAGGGGGTGAAGGAGGTTCACCCGGACGTGTTCATCAGCGTGCCCCGCTTTTATGAAAAGGTGTACGCCGGCATCGAGGCCGCGATCGGCTCCCTGTCTTTCCCCCTGCGCGCGGTCGCCCGCCTGGCCATCGCCATCGGGGGCCGCTGGGCGGTGGCCGTGCGCGAGGGTCGATCCCCGGGGTGGGGGTTGCGGCTCGCCCGGGGGTTGGCCGATCGCCTGATTCTCAGGCGTCTTCGCCGCGTGATGGGCGACCGTGTGCGGTTCCTTGTCTCCGGGTCCGCGCCCATGCCGGCCTGGCTGTTGGAGTATTACCACGCCCTCGGTCTTCTCGTCTTGGAAGCCTATGGCCTATCGGAAAACGTGATCCCCGTCGCCATGAACCGTCCGGAACTCTACCGTTTCGGCACCGTGGGCCTCCCGTTGCCGCCAAACGAGATTCGACTGGGCTCCGCCGGCGAGATTTTCATAAAGGGCCCGGGGGTGTTCCACGGCTATCACGGGGACGCCTTGGTCCTCCCTTTCACGCCCGACGGGTTTTTCGACACCGGCGACAACGGGTCCCTGGACGCGGAGGGGTTTCTGACTCTTACGGGCCGGCGATCGGCGTTGATCAAGACCTCCACGGGACGGCGAATCGCCCCCAGCAAAGTGGAGGAGGCGTTCCAACGATCCGTGCTGATCGACCAGGCGGTGGTGTTCGGCGCCAACCACAAACGCCTGGCCGCCCTGGTCACCCTCGACTGGACGAAACTGCCGACCGAGGCCCGTCCCGGAACGGACGGCGTCATCCCCCCGCCCACGTGGGAAAGGATCAAAGAAGACCTCGCCCGCTGCGCGGCCGATCTGCCCGCCCACGAAAGGCCCGGGGGTTACCTGATCTTGGCGAACCGTTTTTCCATCGACGCCGGCGAGTTGACGTCCAACCTCAAATTGCGCCGCGGCAAAATCGAGGACCGTTACAAACCCTGGCTGGAGGACCTCTTCTCCATCGTGGACCGAACCGAAGGCGAGGGACCGATTTATTTGCCGTTGACGGAAAGCGCCGTCCGGGAAAAGCGCCTGGGCGCCCTGACCCCCGCGCCCCCCCCGCCGCGGGGCAGCGGGACCCGTTTCCGCCGGTTGCTGGCCATGGGCCTTCGGTTCGCCTGGAGCCGCCTGGCCGACCGTTTGCATTGGGGCGATCTGGGCGTGGCCTGGCGCGCGCGCCGTCGGCACGAGTCGTTGGTGCGGGCCGGCAACCTGCTCGCGAAGGAACTGGGCGCCCTCAAGGGCCCGGCGGTCAAACTCGGCCAAATGATCAGCTACGTGGCGCCCCAGGCGCCGGAGGCCCTGCGACGCTCCATGGCGACCCTGCAGGCGGCGGCCACCCCCCTGGCCGGACACCGCATTCGCGACATCGTGGAGGACAGCCTCCAGCGCCCCATCGACCGGGCCTTCGCCGAGTGGTCCGCGACCCCGATGGCGGTGGGCAGCATGAGCCAGATTCACCGGGCGCGCCTGCGCACCGGCGAGGAGGTGGTGGTCAAGGTTCTCTTCCCCGACATCACGCGCGTGATCGCGGCCGACCTGCACGTGCTCCGCTGGATCCTGCCCCTCCTCGGCCGGTTCGTCGGCATCACCAACGCGGGGGATTTGGTGGTGGAGTTGGGCCGGTTGTTCGCGGGGGAATGCGACCTGGAAGCCGAAGCCAAGGTCCAGGAAATTTTCCGGGCCATGTTTCGCGACGACCCCCGCGTTTTGATCCCCCGGGTGCACACGAGTCACAGCGGGCCGCGCTTGTTGACGATGGATTTTGTGAACGGCGTGTCCTACGATCGGTTCAAGGAGGCGGCGTCGCAAGCGGAAAAGAATCAGGCGGGGGCCGCGATTTTCGAGCTGGCGGCCCTTTCGGCCAACCGCTTCGGGATCTTCAACGCCGATCCGCACCCGGGCAATTACCTTTTCCTGGATGGGCGGGTGTGTTTCATCGATTTCGGGTTTGTCAAACGGTGGCCGGCGTCGTTCATCGAATTGTGGAAACAACAAAGCATCGCGGGCATGACCAACAACTTGACCGATTTTGAAAAGGCGACCCGCGCCCTGGGTTTCACCGCGAAACGC of the Elusimicrobiota bacterium genome contains:
- a CDS encoding AMP-binding protein, producing MSVKEEHIPGLLDERARLSPDVVAFRHKPRADGPWRNVSWKEFRERSDALAGALLARGLSPGDRVALMAANDLRWELVHHAVARAGGVLVAIDAHDPHDRVRQILDNAKPRFFFVERVDLLAFLSFEEIRPFAWIVSFEGETKRFSPAGPDPWTEDLFSPTAPVELPPADGARTATLLYTSGTTGDAKGVAYSHRQIVQAVRAIADNYAALGAESRLLCWLPLSNLFQRMTNLAAVQRGCETWIWEDPRRVLEGVKEVHPDVFISVPRFYEKVYAGIEAAIGSLSFPLRAVARLAIAIGGRWAVAVREGRSPGWGLRLARGLADRLILRRLRRVMGDRVRFLVSGSAPMPAWLLEYYHALGLLVLEAYGLSENVIPVAMNRPELYRFGTVGLPLPPNEIRLGSAGEIFIKGPGVFHGYHGDALVLPFTPDGFFDTGDNGSLDAEGFLTLTGRRSALIKTSTGRRIAPSKVEEAFQRSVLIDQAVVFGANHKRLAALVTLDWTKLPTEARPGTDGVIPPPTWERIKEDLARCAADLPAHERPGGYLILANRFSIDAGELTSNLKLRRGKIEDRYKPWLEDLFSIVDRTEGEGPIYLPLTESAVREKRLGALTPAPPPPRGSGTRFRRLLAMGLRFAWSRLADRLHWGDLGVAWRARRRHESLVRAGNLLAKELGALKGPAVKLGQMISYVAPQAPEALRRSMATLQAAATPLAGHRIRDIVEDSLQRPIDRAFAEWSATPMAVGSMSQIHRARLRTGEEVVVKVLFPDITRVIAADLHVLRWILPLLGRFVGITNAGDLVVELGRLFAGECDLEAEAKVQEIFRAMFRDDPRVLIPRVHTSHSGPRLLTMDFVNGVSYDRFKEAASQAEKNQAGAAIFELAALSANRFGIFNADPHPGNYLFLDGRVCFIDFGFVKRWPASFIELWKQQSIAGMTNNLTDFEKATRALGFTAKRGRVNYKALMEQYQACAYRPWRRDGLFRFDAAFLGTMDNLVVYSDRVGRLRVPPEFVAVSRLFFGQYALLCDMEAEANWHRLIVPYLKSPIEPMDHLGPQPDWDQAGRKLYGLRRE